Proteins co-encoded in one Brassica oleracea var. oleracea cultivar TO1000 chromosome C4, BOL, whole genome shotgun sequence genomic window:
- the LOC106341046 gene encoding probable indole-3-pyruvate monooxygenase YUCCA7 gives MCTNQNTNCVSISSMLPNFTPKEDDMFSRRCIWVNGPVIVGAGPSGLAVAASLKRQEVPYIILERANCIASLWQNRTYDRLKLHLPKQFCQLPNLPFPDDFPEYPTKYQFIQYLESYATHFDIQPKFNETVQSAKYDKRFGLWRVKTVSRKGLLSSCEFEYICRWLVVATGENAEKVVPEFEGLEDFCGDVLHASDYKSGEMYRGKRVLVVGCGNSGMEVSLDLYNHDASPSMVVRSSVHVLPREILGKSTFEIGVTMMKWMPVWLVDKTLLLVTRLSLGNTDKYGLKRPELGPLELKNTVGITPVLDVGAFSKIKSGKIKIVPGIVKFEPGKVELVDGRVLGIDSVVLATGYRSNVPSWLKENDLAEIGIEKNSFPKGWKGEAGLYAVGFTRRGLSGASLDAISVAHDIANAWKEETKQQIKSVAARHRRCISQF, from the exons ATGTGTACTAACCAGAACACAAATTGTGTCAGCATCTCAAGTATGCTTCCAAACTTCACCCCGAAGGAAGACGACATGTTCTCCCGGCGTTGCATCTGGGTTAACGGGCCGGTAATCGTCGGGGCCGGTCCATCGGGCCTAGCTGTTGCCGCCAGCCTAAAACGCCAAGAAGTTCCTTATATAATCCTCGAGCGAGCTAACTGCATAGCCTCTCTGTGGCAAAACAGAACATATGATCGTCTCAAGCTTCATCTTCCCAAACAATTCTGTCAATTACCCAATCTACCCTTCCCCGATGACTTCCCGGAATATCCAACGAAGTATCAGTTTATTCAGTACCTTGAGTCATATGCTACCCACTTTGATATCCAACCTAAGTTCAACGAGACTGTACAGTCAGCTAAATACGACAAGAGGTTTGGGCTGTGGAGGGTCAAGACTGTTTCGAGGAAGGGGCTGCTTAGTTCTTGTGAGTTCGAGTATATTTGCAGGTGGCTGGTGGTGGCAACGGGAGAAAATGCTGAGAAAGTGGTTCCAGAGTTTGAGGGTTTAGAGGATTTTTGTGGTGATGTTCTTCACGCTAGTGATTATAAATCCGGCGAAATGTACCGTGGAAAACGAGTTCTGGTTGTTGGATGTGGAAACTCCGGCATGGAGGTCTCTCTTGATCTATACAACCACGATGCAAGTCCATCAATGGTCGTTCGTAGCTCT GTCCATGTGTTGCCGAGAGAGATTCTTGGAAAGTCTACATTTGAAATAGGTGTAACAATGATGAAATGGATGCCGGTTTGGCTCGTGGATAAGACTCTGCTCCTTGTCACCAGGTTAAGTCTGGGGAATACGGATAAGTACGGCCTTAAGAGGCCGGAACTTGGACCGTTAGAGCTGAAGAACACCGTTGGTATAACTCCAGTTCTAGATGTCGGAGCCTTTTCTAAAATCAAATCAGGAAAGATCAAAATCGTTCCGGGAATCGTCAAGTTTGAGCCCGGGAAGGTTGAGCTAGTGGATGGCCGAGTTTTGGGGATAGATTCAGTCGTTCTTGCGACTGGTTACAGAAGCAATGTCCCTTCATGGCTTAAG GAGAACGACTTGGCGGAGATTGGGATAGAGAAAAACTCGTTTCCAAAAGGGTGGAAAGGGGAGGCTGGATTGTATGCGGTGGGGTTCACGAGAAGAGGACTCTCAGGTGCGTCGCTTGATGCCATAAGTGTGGCTCATGATATTGCTAATGCGTGGAAAGAAGAAACTAAGCAACAGATTAAATCTGTGGCTGCTCGTCACCGTCGTTGTATCTCACAGTTTTGA
- the LOC106340899 gene encoding putative cysteine-rich repeat secretory protein 35, translating into MKFSYSLSKRFVFPNLAIQFLIIHSVSSLNITNEYLNHKCFLNQGIYNSGSEYEDSLNILFRKVRTDDYARTGFMHLTKGPASDSVTVMFQCRGDSYGSKCRTCADTAVAGFRKRCPRNKGGIIWYDQCFLWVSEIGESMSIKTNYKNIFSMYNPNNVRWGAKLFAKRAMDFFSELTLKVKKNTEAGSIIILYAAGEKKLGKNTLYAMVQCVSLTIDCKSCLAWSITKLFKNGDIREGGRVLGMNCDVRYEIYPFLRS; encoded by the exons ATGAAATTTTCATATTCTTTATCCAAACGATTTGTTTTCCCTAATTTGGCCATCCAATTCCTCATAATACATAGTGTTTCATCACTGAACATTACCAATGAGTATCTCAACCACAAATGTTTCCTTAATCAAGGGATATATAATTCTGGAAGTGAGTACGAGGACAGCCTCAACATTCTCTTTCGTAAAGTTCGTACTGATGATTATGCTCGGACCGGTTTCATGCACCTAACTAAGGGCCCTGCTTCTGATTCTGTCACCGTCATGTTCCAGTGTCGTGGTGACTCTTATGGATCTAAATGCCGTACATGCGCTGACACTGCAGTCGCTGGG TTTCGTAAGAGATGTCCGAGGAACAAAGGAGGTATAATATGGTACGACCAATGTTTTCTTTGGGTTAGTGAGATCGGTGAATCAATGTCAATCAAAACTAATTACAAGAATATTTTTTCTATGTACAACCCAAATAATGTGAGATGGGGTGCAAAATTGTTCGCCAAGAGGGCGATGGATTTTTTTTCTGAGCTAACACTTAAAGTCAAGAAAAACACCGAGGCCGGCTCCATCATCATACTTTACGCGGCAGGGGAAAAGAAGCTAGGGAAAAATACATTGTATGCTATGGTGCAGTGTGTAAGCCTAACAATAGATTGTAAAAGTTGTTTGGCATGGAGTATAACAAAGCTTTTCAAGAATGGTGACATCAGAGAAGGAGGAAGAGTTTTGGGTATGAACTGTGATGTAAGATATGAGATATACCCTTTTCTTAGGAGTTAA
- the LOC106338065 gene encoding putative F-box protein At2g33190, with amino-acid sequence MSRNVDWSKLCPDLLRSIFESLSSLDFHRAKTVCSNWYAVSRTCPLYPWRIVLQGQNSLLYDPIQDKVYHKNLLGIDLSEVHCLASYSNWLLLVNPCLHFHLLNVFTSETISVPSLDSSLGDSPYRFVRNDLFECFLELYGTKFLVSWDDFKFSKTAVLWINEKNGDFVVAWAIKQFYIFSYKKIANDGDKGWRITCTQCEDMAYKDNKLYVYTFDHYINVLDFSGDCPKDTIEGNHYLNHPFPFVDTIYKMRIVIANSGEVLIVLSLKELNRKFCICKLNLEVGEWERVESLGDEMLIFGHGVTIRGPVKDRGIKSGSICFLDDDHLSDNYLGTRREASSGVFDLATRTITWHTRLDDWSSKIYWFVPGQT; translated from the coding sequence ATGTCTAGAAACGTTGATTGGTCTAAGCTCTGCCCTGATCTATTACGATCAATCTTCGAAAGCTTGAGCTCTTTGGATTTTCATCGAGCCAAAACCGTTTGCTCAAACTGGTACGCCGTTTCAAGAACGTGTCCTCTCTATCCATGGCGAATCGTATTACAAGGTCAGAACTCTCTTTTGTATGATCCCATTCAAGATAAAGTCTACCACAAAAACCTTCTTGGAATCGACTTGTCCGAAGTCCATTGTCTCGCCAGTTACAGCAACTGGCTTCTACTCGTAAATCCTTGTCTACATTTCCATCTCTTGAATGTGTTTACTAGCGAAACAATCAGTGTTCCTTCATTAGATTCATCACTTGGTGATAGTCCTTATAGATTCGTACGAAACGATCTATTTGAATGCTTCCTTGAGCTCTACGGCACCAAGTTTCTTGTGAGTTGGGACGATTTTAAGTTCTCAAAGACGGCTGTCTTGTGGATAAACGAGAAAAATGGAGATTTCGTCGTCGCATGGGCTATCAAACAGTTCTATATTTTCTCATACAAGAAAATAGCAAATGATGGTGATAAAGGATGGCGTATTACATGCACACAGTGTGAAGACATGGCTTATAAAGACAACAAGCTTTATGTCTACACCTTTGATCATTACATCAACGTTCTTGATTTCTCTGGAGATTGTCCTAAAGATACCATAGAAGGAAACCATTATCTTAATCATCCTTTTCCCTTCGTTGATACGATATATAAGATGAGGATTGTTATAGCAAACTCAGGAGAGGTTCTGATCGTTCTGAGCTTGAAAGAGTTAAACAGAAAGTTTTGCATTTGTAAGCTGAATCTTGAGGTTGGAGAATGGGAAAGAGTAGAGTCTTTGGGTGATGAGATGTTGATTTTTGGTCATGGGGTTACAATAAGAGGACCGGTTAAAGATAGAGGAATCAAGAGTGGTTCAATATGTTTTCTTGATGATGATCATTTGTCTGATAATTATCTTGGGACGAGGAGGGAAGCAAGTTCTGGTGTGTTTGATCTTGCAACAAGAACAATCACTTGGCATACAAGATTAGATGATTGGTCTTCCAAGATTTACTGGTTTGTTCCAGGACAAACTTAG
- the LOC106336733 gene encoding chaperonin CPN60-like 1, mitochondrial → MYRLVSSVASKARVARNCTTQIGSRLSATRNYAAKDIKFGVEGRALMLRGVEELADAVQVTMGPKGRNVIIEQSWGAPKVTKDGVTVAKSIEFKDRVKNVGASLVKQVANATNDVAGDGTTCATVLTRAIFTEGCKSVAAGMNAMDLRRGIKLAVDTVVTNLKSRARMISTSEEIAQVGTISANGDREIGELIAKAMESVGKEGVITIQDGKTLFNELEVVEGMKIDRGYISPYFITNQKNQKCELEDPLILIHEKKISNLNSIVKVLELALKKQRPLLIVAEDLDSEALAVLILNKLRAGIKVCAVKAPGFGENRKANLQDLAILTGAQVITEELGMNLEKVDLSLFGNCKKITVSKDDTVFLDGAGDKKSISERCEQIRSMVEASESDYDKEKLQERLAKLSGGVAVLKIGGASESEVGEKKDRVTDALNATKAAVEEGIVPGGGVALLYASKELEKLSTANFDQKIGVQIIQNALKTPVYTIASNAGVEGAVVVGKLLESDDPDLGYDAAKGEYVDMVKSGIIDPVKVIRTALVDAASVASLLTTTEAVVTDIPTKEDASPAMGGGGGMGGMGGMGGMGF, encoded by the exons ATGTATAGGCTCGTCTCCAGCGTTGCTTCGAAAGCTAG AGTTGCCAGAAACTGTACAACTCAG ATTGGAAGCAGACTCAGTGCCACTAGGAACTATGCAGCAAAAGACATAAAGTTCGGTGTTGAAGGTCGTGCTTTGATGCTTAGAGGTGTCGAGGAGCTTGCTGATGCTGTTCAAGTCACTATGGGACCCAAG GGTCGTAATGTCATCATCGAACAAAGCTGGGGTGCGCCAAAGGTGACCAAGGATGGTGTTACTGTCGCCAAGAGCATTGAGTTCAAGGACAGAGTCAAGAACGTTGGTGCTAGTCTTGTCAAACAGGTTGCTAACGCCACAAATGATGTAGCTGGTGATG GAACAACCTGTGCTACGGTTCTTACTCGAGCTATCTTCACGGAAGGTTGTAAATCGGTTGCTGCTGGAATGAATGCAATGGACCTAAGGCGTGGAATCAAATTGGCTGTTGATACCGTCGTCACGAACTTGAAGAGCCGAGCACGCATGATTAGCACTTCTGAGGAAATCGCTCAAGTTGGGACAATATCAGCTAATGGAGATAGAGAAATTGGTGAACTGATTGCAAAGGCTATGGAAAGTGTTGGCAAAGAGGGAGTGATCACAATTCAG GATGGAAAGACCTTGTTTAACGAGCTTGAGGTTGTTGAGGGTATGAAGATCGACAGGGGGTACATTTCCCCGTACTTTATTACAAACCAGAAGAACCAAAAATGT GAACTTGAAGATCCTCTCATTCTCATCCACGAGAAGAAAATCTCTAATTTAAATTCTATTGTGAAGGTCTTAGAACTGGCTCTCAAG AAGCAAAGGCCATTGCTGATTGTTGCGGAGGATTTGGATAGCGAGGCTCTTGCCGTGCTAATTCTAAACAAACTTCGTGCTGGAATCAAG GTCTGTGCTGTGAAGGCCCCTGGTTTTGGAGAAAACCGAAAGGCCAACTTACAGGATCTAGCTATCCTCACCGGAGCCCAG GTAATTACAGAAGAGCTAGGTATGAATCTCGAGAAAGTGGACCTCAGCTTGTTTGGAAACTGCAAAAAG ATAACTGTATCCAAAGACGACACTGTTTTCCTTGATGGTGCTGGTGACAAGAAATCAATTAGCGAACGATGTGAACAG ATACGATCCATGGTTGAAGCTAGCGAATCTGACTATGACAAGGAGAAGTTACAAGAAAGGTTGGCTAAGCTTTCTGGAGGTGTTGCTGTACTAAAG ATTGGAGGAGCGAGTGAGTCAGAAGTTGGCGAAAAGAAGGATAGAGTAACTGATGCTCTAAATGCCACCAAAGCAGCGGTAGAAGAGGGTATTGTTCCAG GTGGTGGTGTTGCTCTTTTGTACGCGTCAAAAGAGCTCGAGAAGCTTTCCACAGCTAACTTTGATCAGAAAATCGGTGTCCAAATCATCCAAAACGCTCTCAAG ACACCTGTTTACACGATTGCATCCAACGCTGGAGTAGAGGGTGCAGTCGTCGTAGGCAAGCTTTTGGAATCAGATGATCCCGACCTCGGTTACGATGCTGCTAAAG GAGAGTACGTTGATATGGTGAAGTCTGGTATTATCGACCCTGTGAAAGTGATCAGAACCGCATTGGTTGATGCTGCAAG TGTCGCATCTTTGTTGACAACGACGGAAGCAGTTGTGACTGATATTCCAACTAAAGAGGATGCGTCTCCAGCTATGGGCGGTGGTGGCGGCATGGGTGGTATGGGAGGTATGGGAGGAATGGGTTTCTGA